A window from Planococcus maritimus encodes these proteins:
- the ccsA gene encoding cytochrome c biogenesis protein CcsA, giving the protein MADITMARLHEAMVILYAISLVFYFVDYLYTTKKAIRVAMSLLGAVWLLQTVFLVLYIVETQRFPVLTLFEGIYFYAWLLVTLSLVLRIFYRFDFAVFLINIIGFIFMVIHTFAPVQIERSPVGEALVSELLFIHITFAILSYAAFSLSFVFSALHLLLYRLLKQKKWTKQWSSLPSLGQTEQGMTISILIGIPMLFVSLVLGFQWAIVSLEEFSLLDVKIVGSFVLLIVYSFILWRHRRGNLNGMNYAWAHLYAFLLLLLNFFFGSRLSEFHFWY; this is encoded by the coding sequence ATGGCTGATATAACAATGGCAAGGCTGCACGAAGCTATGGTTATACTATATGCTATCAGCCTTGTCTTTTATTTTGTCGATTATTTATATACTACGAAAAAAGCTATCCGCGTCGCCATGTCACTTCTTGGGGCCGTATGGTTATTGCAGACCGTGTTTCTAGTGCTGTATATCGTCGAGACGCAGCGCTTCCCGGTACTGACTTTGTTTGAAGGCATTTATTTTTATGCGTGGCTATTGGTTACGCTATCGCTCGTCTTGCGGATTTTTTACCGTTTCGACTTTGCGGTATTCTTGATCAATATTATCGGATTCATCTTTATGGTTATCCACACATTTGCGCCGGTGCAAATCGAACGGTCGCCGGTCGGGGAGGCATTGGTGTCGGAGTTATTGTTCATCCACATCACCTTCGCCATCTTGTCTTATGCTGCATTTTCATTGTCATTCGTCTTTTCCGCATTGCATTTACTATTGTATCGGCTATTGAAGCAAAAGAAATGGACCAAGCAGTGGAGCAGCTTGCCGTCACTCGGGCAGACCGAGCAAGGCATGACGATCTCTATTTTAATTGGGATTCCGATGCTGTTTGTGTCGCTAGTGCTTGGATTTCAATGGGCTATCGTATCGCTAGAAGAGTTTTCTTTGTTAGATGTCAAAATTGTGGGTTCGTTCGTTCTGCTGATTGTCTATAGCTTCATTTTATGGCGCCATCGCAGAGGGAATTTGAATGGCATGAATTATGCCTGGGCTCATCTATATGCGTTTTTGTTATTGCTGCTTAATTTCTTTTTCGGCAGCCGGTTATCGGAATTTCATTTTTGGTATTAA
- the hemL gene encoding glutamate-1-semialdehyde 2,1-aminomutase — protein sequence MGYENSKQAFTEAKPLMPGGVNSPVRAFKSVNMEPIFMQSGNGATITDIDGNTYIDYVLSWGPLILGHAHPEVVQAIQEQATLGTSFGAPTILENDMAKLVQERVPSIEMVRMVSSGTEATMSALRVARGYTGRNKILKFEGCYHGHGDSLLIKAGSGVATLGLPDSPGVPESVAKNTITVPYNDLESVRLAFREFGDDLAAVIVEPVAGNMGVVPPTEGFLQELRNLTHENGTVLIFDEVMTGFRVGYNCAQGHYNVTPDMTCLGKVIGGGLPVGAFGGKREIMEQVAPSGSIYQAGTLSGNPLAMRAGFETLSHLDESSYETFVKRGDELEKGFREAAEKYNIPHTVNRAGSMIGFFFTNEEVTNFETASSSDLELFAEYYRLMTEEGIYLPPSQFEGMFLSTAHTPEHIERTVQAFHNVFAKLAR from the coding sequence ATGGGATACGAAAATTCTAAACAAGCATTCACAGAAGCAAAACCATTAATGCCAGGCGGCGTCAATAGCCCGGTACGCGCATTTAAATCGGTCAATATGGAACCCATTTTCATGCAATCCGGAAACGGCGCAACCATTACCGATATCGATGGCAATACGTATATCGATTACGTTTTGTCGTGGGGGCCGCTGATTCTTGGCCATGCCCATCCTGAAGTGGTTCAAGCGATCCAGGAGCAGGCAACGCTCGGTACGTCTTTCGGCGCACCGACGATCCTCGAAAACGATATGGCGAAACTAGTGCAAGAGCGCGTGCCGTCGATCGAAATGGTCCGCATGGTCTCATCCGGTACTGAAGCAACGATGAGCGCACTTCGCGTAGCGCGTGGCTATACCGGACGCAACAAGATCCTGAAATTTGAAGGCTGCTACCACGGCCATGGCGATAGCCTATTGATCAAAGCAGGATCGGGTGTCGCGACACTCGGTTTGCCCGATTCACCAGGCGTTCCGGAATCAGTTGCGAAAAACACCATCACGGTGCCTTACAATGATTTGGAAAGCGTGCGTCTCGCATTCCGTGAATTCGGCGACGACTTAGCAGCAGTAATCGTCGAGCCGGTTGCCGGCAATATGGGTGTTGTGCCGCCAACTGAAGGATTCCTTCAAGAGTTGCGCAATTTGACGCATGAAAACGGCACCGTTTTAATCTTCGATGAAGTCATGACCGGCTTCCGCGTCGGTTACAATTGCGCTCAAGGGCATTATAACGTGACGCCTGATATGACTTGCCTTGGCAAAGTCATCGGCGGCGGATTGCCAGTCGGCGCATTCGGCGGCAAGCGCGAAATCATGGAACAAGTGGCACCAAGCGGTTCTATTTATCAGGCAGGTACGTTGTCGGGTAACCCGCTCGCCATGCGTGCAGGCTTTGAGACTTTATCCCATCTTGACGAATCAAGCTACGAAACATTCGTTAAACGTGGTGATGAGCTAGAAAAAGGGTTCCGTGAAGCTGCTGAAAAATACAATATCCCGCATACGGTTAACCGTGCTGGTTCGATGATCGGCTTTTTCTTCACGAACGAGGAAGTGACGAACTTTGAAACGGCTTCGAGTTCCGATCTGGAGTTGTTTGCGGAGTACTACCGTTTGATGACGGAAGAAGGCATTTACTTGCCGCCATCTCAGTTTGAGGGCATGTTCCTATCGACTGCCCATACACCTGAACATATCGAGCGCACAGTTCAAGCATTCCATAACGTGTTTGCGAAGTTGGCCCGATAA
- the hemC gene encoding hydroxymethylbilane synthase: MRKIIVGSRRSKLALTQTNQFIDKMKAAGAPFEFEIKEIVTKGDRILDVQLSKVGGKGLFVKEIEEALYAKEIDFAVHSMKDMPAVLPEGLTIGCIPDREDPRDAFISNDHVKLMDLPVGAVVGTSSLRRSSQLLLLRPDLDVQWIRGNIDTRLSKLHAGDFDAIILAAAGLKRMGWGDDIVTEFMKTEDCLPAIGQGALAIECREGDEELLAELAKITDKETELAVTAERKFLKDMNGSCQVPIAGYATVSGDEVSFTGLISSPEADQVYKESAAGKDPVEAGRIVAEKISAQGGYDLIQRVIAESNV; encoded by the coding sequence TTGAGAAAAATCATTGTAGGGTCAAGAAGAAGTAAACTTGCGTTGACGCAAACCAATCAATTTATCGACAAAATGAAAGCGGCAGGTGCGCCGTTCGAGTTCGAAATCAAAGAAATCGTCACAAAAGGCGACCGCATCCTGGATGTGCAATTATCAAAAGTCGGAGGCAAAGGGCTGTTTGTTAAAGAAATCGAAGAAGCGCTCTATGCCAAAGAAATTGATTTTGCCGTCCACAGCATGAAAGATATGCCAGCCGTTCTTCCTGAAGGGTTAACGATTGGCTGTATTCCCGACCGAGAAGACCCACGCGATGCGTTTATCTCGAATGACCACGTAAAATTGATGGATTTGCCAGTCGGTGCAGTTGTAGGCACAAGCAGCTTGCGACGCAGCTCACAGCTTCTGTTGTTGCGCCCGGACCTTGATGTCCAGTGGATCCGTGGCAATATCGATACACGCCTCTCGAAGCTCCATGCAGGCGATTTCGATGCCATTATCCTGGCAGCAGCCGGCCTGAAACGTATGGGCTGGGGCGATGATATCGTTACCGAATTCATGAAAACAGAAGATTGTCTGCCAGCAATCGGCCAAGGAGCACTCGCTATTGAATGCCGCGAAGGCGACGAAGAGCTTCTAGCAGAATTGGCGAAAATAACGGATAAAGAAACAGAGCTTGCCGTAACGGCAGAACGTAAATTCCTAAAAGACATGAATGGCAGCTGCCAAGTGCCGATTGCAGGATATGCGACAGTCTCTGGAGATGAAGTTTCTTTTACTGGATTGATTTCTTCTCCTGAAGCTGACCAAGTGTACAAAGAATCCGCAGCAGGCAAAGACCCGGTTGAAGCGGGACGCATTGTGGCTGAAAAAATCAGTGCTCAAGGCGGCTATGATTTGATTCAACGCGTCATTGCCGAGAGCAATGTATAA
- the hemA gene encoding glutamyl-tRNA reductase: MHTLVVGVNYRSAPVSIREKLSFIESELPQAMQALQQQKSILENVIVSTCNRTEIYAVVDQLHTGRFYVKQFLASYFDIPMEQFSQYLFLHEQDEAIDHLFRVTAGIDSMVLGETQILGQVKSSFLAGQEIGTTGTVFNQLFKQAVTLAKRAHNETAIGENAVSVSYAAVELGKKIFGSLKNKHVVILGAGKMGELAIKNLQGSGADRITVINRTFEKAEVLADKFGGTAKPLNQLQCALLEADILISSTGSTDFVIDLELMQFVEKLRKGKPLFMVDIAVPRDMDPRIGDLQNVFLYDIDDMQGIVEANLAERERAAKQIAVMITQEAEQFNDWLGTLGVVPVISALREKALGIQAETMESIENKMPDLTDREKKILNKHTKSIINQLLKEPILQAKEMGTAKKSREQLEMFMQIFGIEEEVEEQREKQALATRQKAERARLEKQQESLQAQENPGYTV; this comes from the coding sequence ATGCATACACTCGTAGTCGGGGTCAATTACCGTTCAGCGCCTGTATCCATTCGTGAGAAGCTGTCGTTCATCGAAAGCGAGCTTCCGCAAGCGATGCAAGCCCTGCAACAACAAAAAAGCATATTGGAGAATGTCATCGTATCGACATGCAACCGGACGGAGATTTATGCCGTTGTGGACCAATTGCATACCGGTCGTTTTTACGTGAAGCAATTTTTGGCTTCCTATTTCGATATTCCGATGGAGCAGTTCTCCCAGTATTTGTTCCTTCATGAACAGGACGAAGCGATTGATCATTTGTTCCGTGTCACTGCCGGCATCGATTCGATGGTCCTTGGCGAGACGCAAATTCTCGGTCAAGTGAAATCCAGTTTCCTCGCAGGACAGGAAATCGGCACAACTGGAACTGTCTTCAATCAATTGTTCAAGCAAGCGGTGACGCTAGCGAAGCGTGCGCATAACGAAACAGCAATTGGCGAGAATGCCGTATCAGTTTCTTATGCAGCGGTCGAGCTTGGCAAGAAAATCTTCGGTTCATTGAAGAACAAACATGTTGTCATTCTAGGTGCAGGCAAAATGGGCGAACTCGCCATCAAGAACCTGCAAGGCAGCGGGGCAGACCGCATTACAGTCATCAACCGCACCTTTGAGAAAGCAGAAGTGCTCGCCGACAAATTCGGCGGAACGGCAAAACCATTAAACCAATTGCAATGCGCATTACTGGAAGCGGATATCCTCATTTCCTCTACCGGTTCGACAGATTTCGTGATTGATTTGGAATTGATGCAGTTTGTCGAGAAGCTTAGAAAAGGCAAACCTTTGTTCATGGTTGATATCGCAGTACCGCGTGATATGGATCCGCGCATCGGTGACCTGCAAAATGTTTTCCTCTATGACATCGATGATATGCAAGGCATCGTTGAAGCAAATCTTGCAGAACGCGAACGGGCGGCGAAGCAAATTGCCGTCATGATCACACAAGAAGCAGAGCAATTTAACGACTGGCTCGGCACACTTGGCGTTGTACCGGTTATTTCGGCATTGCGTGAAAAAGCGCTCGGGATCCAGGCAGAAACGATGGAAAGCATCGAGAACAAAATGCCGGATTTGACGGACCGCGAGAAAAAGATTCTCAATAAGCATACGAAATCCATCATCAACCAATTGTTGAAAGAGCCGATTTTGCAAGCTAAGGAAATGGGAACAGCGAAAAAATCACGCGAGCAGCTTGAGATGTTCATGCAGATTTTTGGCATCGAAGAAGAAGTCGAAGAACAGCGTGAAAAACAAGCACTTGCGACGCGTCAAAAAGCGGAGCGAGCACGCCTTGAAAAGCAACAGGAATCGCTCCAAGCACAGGAAAATCCAGGCTACACTGTCTAA
- the hemB gene encoding porphobilinogen synthase: protein MKDLKFDRHRRLRGSANLRAMVRETSIQKEDFIYPIFVVEGEEYKKEISSMPGVYHYSIDRLGEELDEVVELGIPSVILFGVPKDKDPVGSQAYHDHAITQEAIRFAKQRHPELVVIADTCLCQYTDHGHCGVIEDGVILNDESLDLLARTAVSQAKAGADIIAPSNMMDGFVAAIRYGLDEAGFSHIPIMSYGVKYASAYYGPFREAAHSTPQFGDRKTYQMDPANRMEALREASSDVNEGADFMIVKPALSYLDIIREVRDNFDIPIVAYNVSGEYAMVKAAAQNGWVDEEKIVLETLLSMKRAGADILMSYHAKDAVRWLEGK, encoded by the coding sequence ATGAAAGACTTGAAATTCGATCGCCATCGCCGTTTGCGCGGTTCTGCCAATCTTCGTGCCATGGTCCGTGAAACCTCAATTCAAAAAGAGGATTTCATTTACCCGATTTTTGTCGTAGAAGGCGAAGAATATAAAAAAGAAATTTCTTCTATGCCAGGCGTCTACCACTACTCGATTGATCGCCTTGGCGAAGAGTTGGACGAAGTGGTCGAGCTCGGCATTCCGTCCGTTATTCTTTTCGGTGTGCCGAAAGATAAAGACCCGGTTGGTTCACAAGCGTATCATGACCACGCGATCACACAAGAAGCGATCCGTTTTGCGAAACAGCGCCACCCGGAACTCGTCGTCATTGCTGATACGTGCTTGTGCCAATATACAGATCACGGCCATTGCGGTGTGATCGAAGACGGCGTTATCTTGAACGATGAGTCGCTTGATCTATTGGCTCGCACGGCTGTGTCTCAAGCGAAAGCTGGGGCAGATATCATTGCGCCGTCGAATATGATGGACGGCTTTGTAGCAGCGATTCGCTACGGCCTGGATGAAGCTGGATTCAGCCATATTCCAATCATGTCATATGGTGTGAAATACGCCTCTGCATACTACGGGCCATTCCGTGAGGCAGCCCATTCAACGCCTCAATTCGGCGACCGCAAAACTTACCAGATGGATCCGGCCAACCGCATGGAAGCACTTCGCGAGGCATCATCCGATGTCAATGAAGGCGCAGATTTCATGATCGTTAAACCGGCACTGTCTTATCTTGATATTATTCGTGAAGTCCGCGATAACTTCGATATTCCAATTGTCGCTTACAATGTTTCCGGCGAATACGCCATGGTCAAAGCAGCCGCGCAAAACGGCTGGGTTGATGAAGAGAAAATCGTTCTTGAAACTTTGCTCAGCATGAAACGTGCTGGGGCAGACATTCTCATGTCGTACCACGCAAAAGATGCGGTACGCTGGTTGGAGGGGAAATAA
- a CDS encoding AbrB family transcriptional regulator, giving the protein MKSFLLTLAIALTAGFLFSLTGLFLPWLLGPMAAFLILRQLTDMNFRWPKVFRTLGLLLLGVQIGAAFTQEAVLLMGADLPYMFVMTIAVVAFSLLLGLLFQRMTRVTMSTALLGSMPGGLSQMVLIAEEVKSANVTVVSVMQTFRILLIVFTVPLAAGFLSGRVPGDMTEASFRFSPYAFGIALVVGYVLYWIMKRISFPARELMAPVLAMALVQTLTGSDLVDLPSLVVIVAQVLIGTHLGLSMEKLGDSMDGRIAGAVFLNTVLLIAFSAGLAYGLELLLPEYLFLDFFLSAAPGGMAEMTITALEAGADVPLVTSFHLFRLFFILLVAAPLVSYYVKKLDAKSGY; this is encoded by the coding sequence GTGAAATCATTTCTACTCACTTTGGCCATTGCGCTTACAGCTGGCTTTTTGTTTAGCTTGACCGGCTTGTTTCTGCCCTGGCTGTTAGGGCCGATGGCAGCTTTTCTTATCTTACGGCAACTGACCGATATGAACTTCCGCTGGCCAAAAGTATTCCGGACACTGGGATTATTGCTGCTCGGTGTCCAGATCGGGGCAGCATTCACGCAAGAGGCGGTGCTGCTGATGGGGGCAGATCTGCCGTATATGTTCGTGATGACCATTGCGGTTGTCGCATTTTCCTTACTGCTTGGCCTGTTGTTTCAACGCATGACGCGCGTAACCATGTCGACAGCCTTGCTCGGTTCAATGCCGGGGGGCTTGTCGCAAATGGTGCTGATCGCTGAAGAAGTGAAATCGGCCAATGTCACTGTTGTTTCGGTCATGCAGACCTTTCGCATCTTGCTCATCGTGTTTACCGTGCCGCTTGCCGCAGGATTCTTGTCGGGACGCGTGCCTGGTGATATGACGGAAGCGAGCTTTCGGTTCTCGCCTTATGCGTTTGGCATCGCCCTGGTCGTTGGTTATGTGTTGTACTGGATCATGAAACGCATTTCCTTTCCAGCTCGTGAGTTAATGGCGCCCGTTTTGGCGATGGCACTCGTCCAAACTTTAACCGGCAGTGATTTAGTCGACTTGCCGAGCCTTGTCGTCATCGTCGCGCAAGTACTCATCGGGACGCATCTTGGCTTGTCGATGGAAAAGCTTGGCGATTCCATGGACGGCCGGATTGCGGGTGCCGTTTTCCTAAATACTGTGTTGCTCATCGCGTTTTCGGCAGGTCTCGCTTATGGCTTAGAGCTGCTTTTGCCGGAGTATCTATTTCTCGATTTCTTTTTGAGTGCAGCGCCCGGTGGCATGGCGGAGATGACCATCACAGCACTCGAAGCTGGGGCGGATGTGCCGCTTGTGACAAGCTTTCATTTGTTCCGTTTGTTCTTTATTCTCCTCGTCGCCGCGCCACTCGTTTCTTACTACGTGAAAAAGCTTGACGCTAAATCAGGCTATTGA
- a CDS encoding uroporphyrinogen-III synthase — protein sequence MYKKKPVIIFTGSRLPKEAAELAQQIGAQVEYFPLIETVLRDTSAPDFGRYGWLIFTSRNSAEAFCKLRPKTSAKIAAVGDKTAEMLEANGYSVDFIPTTFSADVFVREFPDIAGKERCLFVRGALAKDTILSMSLEIDEWTVYDTVKKHSNAQALAEMSDVTIIFASPSAVAAYTEAGGNFKGIRTAAIGHITERAIVEAGGDVDFRPETYTYLEIIQSIAKGSCSL from the coding sequence ATGTATAAGAAAAAACCGGTCATCATTTTTACCGGCAGCCGCCTGCCGAAAGAAGCGGCGGAACTGGCCCAGCAGATAGGGGCGCAAGTAGAGTATTTTCCGCTGATCGAAACGGTGCTGCGAGATACTTCAGCACCTGATTTCGGCCGTTACGGCTGGCTCATTTTCACGAGCCGCAACAGCGCGGAGGCATTTTGCAAGCTGCGCCCTAAAACCTCAGCGAAAATTGCGGCTGTCGGCGACAAGACCGCTGAAATGCTTGAAGCGAACGGCTATTCAGTCGACTTCATCCCAACAACGTTCAGTGCCGATGTTTTTGTTCGGGAATTCCCGGACATCGCCGGCAAGGAACGCTGTTTGTTTGTCAGGGGCGCTCTTGCGAAAGACACGATCTTGTCGATGTCTCTTGAAATCGATGAATGGACCGTTTACGACACGGTCAAAAAACACAGCAATGCACAAGCGCTCGCTGAAATGTCCGATGTCACGATTATTTTCGCCAGCCCGTCGGCAGTTGCTGCTTATACGGAGGCCGGAGGAAATTTTAAGGGCATTCGGACTGCTGCGATCGGCCATATTACTGAAAGAGCCATAGTGGAAGCGGGAGGAGACGTTGATTTCCGCCCGGAAACCTATACGTATCTTGAAATCATCCAGTCAATAGCGAAAGGAAGTTGCAGTTTATGA